One Phocaeicola dorei genomic region harbors:
- the secE gene encoding preprotein translocase subunit SecE: MFQKVANYCKESYDELVHKVSWPTRKELSSSAVVVLYASLLIALVVFLMDSVFQFVMEDIIYPH, from the coding sequence ATGTTTCAGAAAGTAGCAAATTATTGTAAAGAATCTTACGACGAATTAGTCCATAAAGTATCATGGCCGACTCGTAAAGAACTTTCTAGTAGCGCAGTGGTTGTTTTATATGCTTCCCTACTCATTGCGTTAGTCGTTTTTCTTATGGATTCAGTCTTCCAGTTTGTAATGGAGGATATTATCTATCCGCACTAA
- the tuf gene encoding elongation factor Tu — protein sequence MAKEKFERSKPHVNIGTIGHVDHGKTTLTAAITTVLAKKGLSELRSFDSIDNAPEEKERGITINTSHVEYQTANRHYAHVDCPGHADYVKNMVTGAAQMDGAIIVCAATDGPMPQTREHILLARQVNVPRLVVFLNKCDMVDDEEMLELVEMEMRELLSFYDFDGDNTPIIRGSALGALNGVPQWEEKVMELMDAVDTWIPLPPRDIDKPFLMPVEDVFSITGRGTVATGRIEAGVIHVGDEVEILGLGEDKKSVVTGVEMFRKLLDQGEAGDNVGLLLRGIDKNEIKRGMILCKPGQVKAHSKFKAEVYILKKEEGGRHTPFHNKYRPQFYLRTMDCTGEITLPEGTEMVMPGDNVTITVELIYPVALNVGLRFAIREGGRTVGAGQITELLD from the coding sequence ATGGCTAAAGAGAAATTTGAACGTTCGAAACCGCACGTTAACATTGGTACTATCGGTCACGTTGACCACGGTAAAACCACTTTGACTGCTGCTATCACTACTGTGTTGGCTAAAAAAGGTCTTTCAGAATTGCGTTCTTTCGATTCTATCGACAACGCTCCTGAAGAAAAAGAAAGAGGTATTACTATCAATACTTCTCACGTAGAATATCAAACTGCAAATCGTCACTATGCTCACGTTGACTGTCCGGGTCACGCCGACTATGTGAAAAACATGGTTACGGGTGCTGCTCAGATGGATGGTGCAATTATTGTTTGTGCTGCAACTGATGGCCCGATGCCTCAAACTCGTGAGCATATCCTGTTGGCTCGTCAGGTAAATGTACCTCGTTTGGTCGTTTTCTTGAATAAGTGTGATATGGTTGATGACGAGGAAATGTTGGAATTGGTGGAGATGGAAATGCGTGAATTGCTTTCATTCTATGATTTCGATGGCGATAATACTCCTATCATTCGCGGTTCTGCATTAGGTGCTTTGAATGGTGTTCCTCAATGGGAAGAGAAAGTAATGGAATTGATGGATGCAGTTGATACGTGGATTCCATTGCCTCCGCGTGATATTGATAAACCTTTCTTGATGCCTGTTGAAGACGTGTTCTCTATTACTGGTCGTGGTACTGTTGCTACAGGTCGTATCGAAGCTGGTGTTATCCATGTAGGTGACGAAGTTGAAATCCTTGGTTTGGGTGAAGATAAGAAATCTGTTGTTACTGGTGTTGAAATGTTCCGTAAATTGTTGGATCAAGGTGAAGCTGGTGATAATGTTGGTTTGTTGTTGCGTGGTATCGACAAAAACGAAATCAAACGCGGTATGATTTTGTGTAAGCCGGGTCAGGTTAAGGCTCACTCTAAGTTTAAAGCTGAGGTTTATATCTTGAAGAAAGAAGAAGGTGGCCGTCATACTCCGTTCCACAATAAATACCGTCCTCAGTTCTACTTGCGTACAATGGACTGTACAGGTGAAATCACTTTGCCGGAAGGAACTGAAATGGTAATGCCTGGTGATAACGTAACTATTACAGTTGAGTTGATTTACCCGGTTGCATTGAATGTAGGTTTGCGTTTCGCTATCCGCGAAGGTGGACGTACTGTAGGTGCTGGACAGATAACAGAACTTCTTGACTAA
- the hpf gene encoding ribosome hibernation-promoting factor, HPF/YfiA family, with protein sequence MEVRIQAIHFDATERLQDFIQKKTAKLEKYCDDINKVEVSLKVVKPETAMNKEASMKVLVPNGEFFAEKVSDTFEESVDVCVDALSKQLTKYKEKLRGK encoded by the coding sequence ATGGAAGTTAGAATTCAAGCTATTCATTTCGATGCAACAGAAAGACTTCAGGATTTTATCCAGAAGAAGACTGCTAAGTTAGAAAAGTATTGTGACGATATAAATAAAGTGGAGGTGTCATTAAAAGTTGTAAAGCCTGAAACTGCAATGAATAAGGAGGCTAGTATGAAAGTGTTGGTGCCTAATGGAGAATTTTTTGCAGAAAAGGTGAGTGATACATTTGAAGAGTCGGTTGATGTGTGCGTAGATGCGCTTTCCAAGCAATTGACAAAATATAAAGAAAAACTGCGCGGTAAATAA